TTCCTCTGGTCTATGCGGGCAACAAGGACGCCCAGGACATGGTCCAGTCCATCGCCGAGAAAGAGCTGGACGTCCACATCGTCGAGAATCTCCGGCCGCGGCATGACCTGGAGAACCTCGGGCCGGCCCGCGAGGCCATCCATGACCTGTTCATGAACCACGTCATGGCCCAAGCTCCCGGCTACGGGGAACTGATGAAGTGGGTCGATGTGACGATCATGCCGACCCCCGGCGCCGTCGGCAGCATCATCATGGTCATGGCCAAGCAGTACCAGGCGAACATCGTCGGGGTCGACATCGGCGGGGCCACGACCGATGTCTTCTCCGACTTTGACGGGACCTTCACCCGCACCGTCAGCGCCAACCTGGGGATGAGCTACAGCGTCTGCAACGTCCTCGAGGAGGCGGGGTTCGAGAACATCCGGCGGTGGATCCCCTTCGAGGTCGACGAGGAAGGCCTGTCCGACTGGATCTCCAACAAGATGGTCCGGCCGACGGCCATCCCCCAGACCCTCGACAAGCTCATCGTCGAGCAGGCCATCGCCCGTGAGGCCCTGAGGCTGTCCTTCATCCACCACAAGAGCCTGGCTCGGAAGGTCGAGACCGAGGAAATCTCGGCCGGGTGGCGGACCCAGTCGAAGTGGACGAAGGCCTTCGGCGAAGAGGTCATCGACCTGATGAAGCTGCACATACTGGTCGGGTCGGGCGGGGTCCTGTCCCACGCCCCGCGGCGCGAGCAGGCCACCCTGATGCTGATCGATTCCTTCCTCCCGGAAGGCGTGACCCAGCTGGCGGTGGACTCTATCTTCATGATGCCGCACCTGGGCGTGCTGGCCTCGACCCATCCGGAAGTGGCCGCCGAGGTCTTCGACAAGGACTGCCTGGTCCGCCTGGGGACCTGCGTGGCCCCGGTGGGGAAGGCCCGTGACGGGCAGGTCATCGGGACCATCAAGGTCGCCATGCCCGA
Above is a window of Bacillota bacterium DNA encoding:
- a CDS encoding glutamate mutase L is translated as MSGDGRAIESILATDVGSTTTKAILIEKKGDEYRLVTRGEMPTTVEAPWENVMIGVRKAIRRVEELTQRPLLDETGHLIRPRQGDKGVDYYVSTSSAGGGLQMMVAGLVSSISASSAHRAALGAGAVVLDVVAVDDGRSTSEQITRITELRPDIILMSGGVDGGSVAYIAAIAETIVQASPQPRFGATYKLPLVYAGNKDAQDMVQSIAEKELDVHIVENLRPRHDLENLGPAREAIHDLFMNHVMAQAPGYGELMKWVDVTIMPTPGAVGSIIMVMAKQYQANIVGVDIGGATTDVFSDFDGTFTRTVSANLGMSYSVCNVLEEAGFENIRRWIPFEVDEEGLSDWISNKMVRPTAIPQTLDKLIVEQAIAREALRLSFIHHKSLARKVETEEISAGWRTQSKWTKAFGEEVIDLMKLHILVGSGGVLSHAPRREQATLMLIDSFLPEGVTQLAVDSIFMMPHLGVLASTHPEVAAEVFDKDCLVRLGTCVAPVGKARDGQVIGTIKVAMPDGCCVEEKMVFGEMKRIPLPVGAKAKAEIQPQGGFDLGEGKGKRIEATLDGGLVGVVIDGRGRPLELPQNDRERVAKLTRWIEALNVYPTEFIQRYQAESPVRAKAAAAGGEKGGDRGGLFGRLGRR